A region from the Paenibacillus humicola genome encodes:
- a CDS encoding extracellular solute-binding protein, whose product MKSKSKKWLYASIVLVLTVAAAAVAGCSNGGGGESGPGERAENGPGGTDTGRKEISSTVYDRSNVPSTEGTTEDNRWTKWINKNGPVDVKFVAVPRYESRQKLNVLFASASAPDLIFEYDQYIKNPLYDQKQLMPIDEMIDKYSTDYKNLLTQYPILKKVGMKSDGKLYEFARLNEVVPIHAILIREDWLKKLHLQVPETTEDMYKVAKAFTDQDPDGNGKKDTYGMALSLQSGIVIDQVFQATNWVVKDGSVVREWDNFKAAAEFKKRLFDEGIVDKDYLNDKNGVKAKQDFINGKIGIYPIQLDWYSFTINELASLKKNVPDAVVTPIPYPQSPAGQFNPAYTNPVQATAVVNAHVKDPEAVMKYVDFLVRPETMKTLKYGIENEHWKMGPSGCPQVIDTDKTKTEVSYNVDLQMLSSSILDAKCGKIGNKFNPDNPIEKEGLEMFKKAMDIYTDPNKPYVEITHPEHMPQIPKEIDTISANLTKPVNDLWVKAVLGGKDYTPQQALQDAKATWDKGEGGKVEDWFANWWKNDSKNAFLAKDIIDMMKQQTGK is encoded by the coding sequence ATGAAATCGAAAAGCAAGAAGTGGCTCTACGCTTCCATCGTGCTTGTCCTGACGGTCGCCGCAGCGGCTGTCGCGGGATGCTCGAACGGCGGAGGCGGCGAATCGGGCCCCGGCGAGCGGGCGGAGAACGGCCCCGGGGGGACGGATACCGGACGCAAGGAAATTTCCTCGACGGTCTACGACCGATCGAACGTGCCGTCCACCGAAGGAACGACGGAAGACAACCGCTGGACGAAGTGGATCAACAAGAACGGGCCGGTGGACGTCAAATTCGTCGCCGTTCCGCGGTACGAATCGCGGCAGAAGCTGAACGTGCTGTTCGCGTCGGCAAGCGCGCCGGACCTTATTTTCGAATACGATCAATATATTAAAAACCCGCTGTACGATCAGAAGCAGCTGATGCCGATTGACGAGATGATCGACAAGTACAGCACGGACTATAAAAATCTGCTTACCCAATACCCGATTCTGAAAAAGGTCGGCATGAAATCCGACGGCAAGCTGTACGAGTTTGCCCGCCTGAACGAGGTCGTTCCGATTCATGCCATCCTGATCCGCGAGGACTGGCTGAAGAAGCTGCACCTGCAGGTACCGGAGACGACGGAGGACATGTACAAGGTCGCGAAAGCGTTCACGGATCAGGACCCGGACGGCAACGGGAAGAAGGACACGTACGGCATGGCGCTGAGCCTCCAGTCGGGCATCGTCATCGATCAGGTGTTCCAGGCGACGAACTGGGTCGTCAAGGACGGCAGTGTGGTCCGGGAATGGGACAATTTCAAAGCGGCCGCCGAATTCAAAAAGCGGCTGTTCGACGAAGGCATTGTCGACAAGGACTACTTGAACGACAAGAACGGCGTGAAAGCGAAGCAGGATTTCATCAACGGCAAAATCGGCATCTATCCGATCCAGCTGGATTGGTACAGCTTTACGATTAACGAGCTGGCATCGCTTAAGAAAAATGTGCCGGACGCAGTCGTGACGCCGATCCCTTATCCGCAGAGCCCCGCCGGGCAGTTTAATCCCGCGTATACGAACCCGGTGCAGGCGACGGCCGTCGTCAATGCGCACGTGAAGGACCCGGAAGCGGTCATGAAATACGTCGACTTCCTCGTCCGGCCCGAAACGATGAAGACCCTCAAGTACGGTATCGAGAACGAGCACTGGAAGATGGGGCCGAGCGGCTGCCCGCAGGTGATCGATACCGACAAGACGAAAACGGAGGTCAGCTACAACGTCGACCTGCAGATGCTGAGCTCGAGCATTTTGGACGCGAAATGCGGCAAAATCGGAAACAAATTCAATCCGGACAATCCGATTGAGAAGGAAGGTCTGGAGATGTTCAAGAAAGCGATGGACATCTATACCGACCCGAATAAGCCGTATGTCGAAATTACCCATCCGGAGCATATGCCGCAAATTCCGAAGGAGATCGATACGATTTCGGCAAATCTGACGAAGCCGGTCAACGATCTTTGGGTGAAAGCGGTATTGGGCGGCAAAGATTACACGCCGCAGCAGGCGCTTCAGGACGCCAAAGCAACCTGGGACAAAGGCGAAGGCGGGAAGGTCGAGGACTGGTTCGCTAACTGGTGGAAAAACGACAGCAAAAACGCGTTTCTGGCGAAGGATATCATCGATATGATGAAGCAGCAGACCGGCAAGTAA
- a CDS encoding carbohydrate ABC transporter permease produces MKVVFGDKLFYALNYAVLTLIGLSCLFPLLHIIAVSLSESRAVDSGLVSVLPVGWVIDSYKALIDNTRILPAFGNSLHITVVGTALSMAATILTAYPLSRPYFYGRRPITLALVFTMLFGSGLIPHYLVMKQFGLINSYWVLWLPALINTYNVLVMRTFFANIPGEVEEAARIDGCGEWMNLFRIVLPLSLPVLATITLFNAVGFWNSFMNVLIYINETRKYNLTVLVQQMIRSDSILSEVMSAQPGDIASVTNEGIKAAGIMVMIVPMMLIYPFLQKYFVKGVMLGSVKG; encoded by the coding sequence GTGAAAGTCGTATTCGGCGACAAGCTGTTTTACGCGCTCAACTATGCTGTCCTGACGCTGATCGGCCTCAGCTGCCTGTTTCCGCTGCTGCACATTATCGCCGTTTCGCTCAGCGAGTCCCGCGCGGTCGATTCGGGACTTGTGTCCGTGCTGCCGGTCGGCTGGGTCATCGATTCCTACAAGGCGCTGATCGACAATACGCGGATATTGCCCGCTTTCGGGAACAGCCTGCACATCACGGTCGTCGGCACGGCGCTGTCGATGGCGGCGACGATTTTGACGGCGTACCCGCTGTCGCGTCCGTATTTTTACGGCAGGCGCCCGATTACGCTGGCTCTGGTGTTCACGATGCTGTTCGGCAGTGGGCTCATTCCGCACTATTTGGTCATGAAACAGTTCGGGCTCATCAATTCTTACTGGGTCCTGTGGCTGCCGGCGCTCATCAACACGTACAATGTGCTCGTCATGCGCACGTTCTTCGCGAATATTCCGGGCGAGGTCGAGGAGGCGGCGCGTATCGACGGCTGCGGCGAATGGATGAACCTGTTTCGGATCGTGCTGCCGCTGTCGCTGCCGGTCCTCGCGACGATCACGCTGTTTAACGCCGTCGGGTTCTGGAATTCGTTCATGAACGTGCTGATCTACATCAATGAGACTCGAAAATACAATCTGACCGTGCTCGTGCAGCAGATGATCCGAAGCGATTCCATTCTGTCCGAGGTGATGTCGGCCCAGCCGGGCGATATCGCCAGTGTGACGAACGAAGGCATCAAAGCGGCGGGCATCATGGTCATGATTGTTCCGATGATGCTGATCTATCCGTTCCTGCAGAAATATTTTGTCAAAGGGGTCATGCTCGGATCCGTCAAAGGCTGA
- a CDS encoding ABC transporter permease: MFVPGILFYLLFKYYPMGGLVIAFKEYNMYDGILRSPWVGLDNFRMLWSQAQTVRVVWNTLMLSVLSIAIGFPVPILLAVMLNEVRRMWFKRSVQTLVYLPHFFSWVIVSGIVLDMFSQESGIINHWVSSLFGEPYPFLYKPLSWVAVFIGSGIWKEMGFSAIIYLAALTSIDPHLYESASIDGAGKWQQIRHVSIPGIMPTIALLLILQVGRVMDVGFDPVYMLSNESVSNVSSVISTYNYFFGIQRAQFSLTTAMGLLENAVGFVLVVMANRIGRRFDQQLW; this comes from the coding sequence ATGTTCGTCCCGGGCATTCTGTTTTATTTGCTGTTCAAGTATTATCCGATGGGCGGACTCGTGATCGCCTTCAAGGAGTACAACATGTACGACGGCATTCTGCGAAGCCCTTGGGTCGGGCTGGACAATTTCCGGATGCTGTGGAGCCAGGCGCAAACCGTCCGGGTCGTCTGGAACACGCTGATGCTCAGCGTGCTGAGCATCGCGATCGGCTTTCCGGTTCCGATCCTGCTGGCCGTCATGCTGAACGAGGTCCGGCGGATGTGGTTCAAGCGGTCGGTCCAAACGCTCGTCTATTTGCCGCATTTCTTCTCCTGGGTCATCGTATCGGGCATCGTGCTCGATATGTTTTCACAGGAGTCGGGCATTATCAACCACTGGGTCTCCAGCCTGTTCGGCGAGCCGTATCCGTTCCTCTACAAGCCGCTATCCTGGGTGGCGGTGTTCATCGGCTCGGGAATTTGGAAGGAAATGGGGTTTTCGGCGATCATCTATTTGGCGGCGCTGACCTCGATCGATCCCCACCTGTACGAGTCCGCAAGCATCGACGGGGCGGGCAAATGGCAGCAGATCCGGCACGTGTCGATTCCCGGAATCATGCCGACAATCGCGCTGCTGCTCATTTTGCAGGTCGGACGGGTAATGGACGTCGGCTTCGATCCGGTTTATATGCTGTCGAATGAAAGCGTTTCAAATGTGTCCAGCGTGATCAGCACCTATAACTACTTTTTCGGGATTCAGCGTGCGCAGTTCAGCCTGACGACCGCCATGGGGCTGTTAGAAAATGCGGTCGGGTTCGTGCTTGTCGTCATGGCCAACCGGATCGGGCGCCGGTTCGATCAACAATTATGGTAG
- a CDS encoding response regulator transcription factor: MNGKLLIVEDQTFFRKGLRKMIEEHAIGWTVTGEAEHGEEAVRLIERDPPDLVLTDIRMPGMDGIALAEYVHRNRHRFDTALIMLTGYEDFKYAQAALRYGAIDFLLKPCNEETLIAVLRKAFEHVQGKRQEKRRLLEAERERRESLLRAFMLRLPHDAAAAIRESEQYLNRELLFIRVDSFFPADKPYGKRDLGLLQFALFNILAELLEECGARWTSVPLEFDWFALFVEGPYPETFKPSAERNVYRCLGLRIEVFPAGRLSEPDDLPAACERFRRNSEPRAGAGDLRRAAGQDAPVRQSKVKELQMQLASEIALGRIESLKRMLDLASSRISGLSPEDARMEALTLAMAMDKTAVQSFDARAEDPSFGRRLEELRRTANAEEAAQWAKRAADGFLAEYEDWREGRSRSIVKRTLEYLERHYMESCPLKEMAERFYVSPAYFSKLFKKETGDNYIAYLTRLRMTKAAMLLLNTDMKVFEIASAVGYDDPNYFTNVFRMLYRLSPSDYRKRKR; this comes from the coding sequence ATGAACGGAAAACTGCTCATCGTCGAGGACCAGACGTTTTTTCGGAAAGGCTTGCGCAAAATGATCGAGGAGCACGCCATCGGCTGGACCGTAACCGGTGAAGCGGAGCACGGCGAGGAAGCGGTCCGGCTGATCGAGCGCGATCCGCCGGATCTGGTTCTGACGGATATCCGGATGCCGGGCATGGACGGAATTGCGCTGGCCGAGTATGTGCACCGGAACCGGCACCGGTTCGATACCGCCCTCATCATGCTGACCGGATACGAGGATTTCAAATACGCCCAGGCGGCGCTGCGGTACGGGGCGATCGATTTTCTGCTGAAGCCGTGCAACGAGGAGACGCTGATTGCCGTGCTGCGCAAAGCGTTCGAGCACGTCCAGGGAAAACGGCAGGAGAAGCGGCGTCTGCTGGAGGCTGAACGGGAGCGGCGGGAGAGCCTGCTGCGCGCCTTTATGCTGCGTCTGCCGCACGATGCGGCGGCGGCCATCCGGGAGTCGGAGCAATATTTGAACCGGGAGCTGCTGTTTATCCGCGTGGACAGCTTTTTCCCCGCGGATAAACCGTACGGCAAGAGGGATCTCGGCCTGCTGCAGTTTGCGCTGTTCAATATTTTGGCCGAGCTGCTCGAAGAATGCGGCGCGCGGTGGACGTCCGTGCCGCTCGAGTTCGACTGGTTCGCGCTGTTCGTGGAAGGCCCGTATCCGGAAACGTTCAAGCCGTCGGCCGAACGAAACGTATACCGCTGTCTCGGCCTTCGCATCGAAGTCTTCCCGGCCGGCCGACTGTCCGAACCGGACGATCTGCCCGCAGCCTGCGAGCGGTTCCGCCGAAATTCGGAGCCCCGAGCCGGGGCGGGCGATCTTCGCCGCGCTGCCGGACAAGATGCGCCCGTGCGCCAGTCGAAGGTGAAGGAGCTGCAAATGCAGCTCGCTTCGGAAATCGCGCTTGGGCGGATCGAGTCCTTGAAACGGATGCTGGACCTGGCCTCCTCACGGATATCCGGGCTTTCGCCCGAGGACGCCAGGATGGAGGCGCTGACGCTGGCGATGGCCATGGACAAGACGGCCGTGCAGTCGTTCGATGCCCGCGCGGAAGACCCGTCGTTCGGCAGACGGCTGGAGGAGCTTCGGCGGACGGCGAATGCGGAGGAAGCCGCACAATGGGCGAAGCGGGCGGCGGACGGTTTTCTCGCGGAGTACGAGGACTGGAGAGAGGGACGCAGCCGGAGCATCGTGAAGCGCACGCTCGAGTATTTGGAACGGCATTACATGGAATCGTGCCCGCTGAAGGAGATGGCCGAGCGGTTCTATGTCAGTCCCGCTTATTTCAGCAAGCTGTTCAAGAAAGAAACCGGCGACAACTACATCGCCTATTTGACCCGGCTTCGGATGACGAAAGCCGCGATGCTGCTGCTGAATACCGACATGAAGGTGTTCGAGATCGCGTCCGCGGTCGGCTATGACGATCCGAACTATTTTACGAACGTGTTCCGCATGCTCTACCGGCTGTCGCCCAGCGATTACCGCAAGCGGAAGCGGTGA